One Elephas maximus indicus isolate mEleMax1 chromosome 18, mEleMax1 primary haplotype, whole genome shotgun sequence genomic region harbors:
- the LOC126061514 gene encoding olfactory receptor 5AC1-like: protein METNETLVTEFVLTGLTDNPSLQVPLFLVFLVIYLVTMGGNLGLIALIWKDPHLHTPMYLLLGGLAFADACTSSSVTPRMLVNILDKSQMISLFECMAQYYFFGFSSTTECFLLVAMAYDRYVAICNPLLYPVVMSNRLCTWLISMSYVIGFLHPIIHVGLLFRLTFCQTNLIHHFYCEILPLYTISCTDPSINALVVFIFAAFIQAFTFMTIVVSYTRVLFAILKKKSEKGRRKAFSTCSAHLLSVSLFYGTLFFMYVHPGSGPDKYQDKMYSLFYTIIIPLLNPFIYSLRNKEVLAALRKVIKK, encoded by the coding sequence ATGGAGACAAACGAGACTCTGGTGACAGAGTTTGTTCTCACAGGACTTACAGATAATCCCTCTCTGCAGGTCCCCCTGTTCCTGGTGTTCTTGGTGATCTACCTTGTCACCATGGGGGGGAACCTTGGACTGATAGCTCTCATCTGGAAGGACCCCCATcttcacacacccatgtacttacTCCTTGGTGGTTTAGCCTTTGCAGATGCTTGTACTTCATCCTCTGTGACTCCCAGGATGCTTGTCAATATCTTAGACAAGAGTCAGATGATATCCCTCTTTGAGTGCATGGCCCaatattatttttttggtttcagtTCAACCACAGAATGTTTCCTCCTGGTAgcgatggcctatgaccgctatgtcgCCATATGCAACCCCTTGCTGTATCCAGTGGTGATGTCCAACAGGCTGTGCACTTGGTTAATAAGTATGTCTTATGTAATTGGTTTTCTGCATCCCATAATTCATGTAGGGTTATTATTTAGATTAACCTTCTGCCAGACCAATCTAATACATCATTTCTACTGTGAAATCTTGCCACTATATACAATTTCTTGCACTGACCCATCTATTAATGCATTAGTGGTTTTCATTTTTGCTGCTTTTATACAAGCTTTTACTTTTATGACCATTGTAGTCTCTTATACCCGTGTCCTCTTTGCTATCCTGAAAAAGAAGTCTGAAAAGGGCAGAAGGAAAGCCTTTTCCACGTGTAGTGCCCatctgctctctgtctctttgttctaCGGCACTCTCTTCTTCATGTATGTGCATCCTGGGTCTGGCCCAGATAAATATCAGGATAAGATGTATTCACTGTTTTACACCATAATAATTCCCCTGCTAAACCCCTTtatttacagcctaagaaacaagGAAGTTTTAGCTGCACTGAGAAAAgtcataaagaaataa